One segment of Synechococcus sp. A15-24 DNA contains the following:
- a CDS encoding peptidylprolyl isomerase codes for MDGGTTLPELRRAISPDGRSLLRKYNLLKPLVEQMITSEAIAGVPVPADALKKAKLELLDQRGFETMEQWSEMLADLDRSDDEVIDRLERVIRRQEYIRERFAPKAEARFLERKNELDQVVYSLLRLANNFLARELYLQIESGESNFADLAKRYAEGPERNTNGIVGPVSLTQAHPALVEKLRVAQPGVLLEPFRIADWWLVVRLERYSPATFTPEVSDRMCREMFDAWIAEETATTLSRLEGEFSDFSIS; via the coding sequence GTGGACGGCGGAACGACGCTTCCTGAGCTGAGGCGGGCTATAAGTCCTGACGGCCGTTCTCTTTTAAGGAAATACAACCTGCTGAAGCCTCTTGTGGAACAAATGATCACCAGCGAAGCCATCGCTGGTGTGCCTGTTCCAGCTGATGCTCTGAAAAAAGCGAAGCTTGAGCTTCTCGATCAACGGGGCTTCGAGACCATGGAGCAGTGGTCAGAGATGCTCGCTGATCTGGATCGATCCGATGACGAGGTGATTGATCGGCTCGAACGGGTGATCCGTCGCCAGGAGTACATCAGGGAGCGTTTTGCACCCAAAGCGGAAGCTCGGTTTCTGGAGCGCAAGAACGAGCTGGATCAAGTGGTCTACAGCCTGCTGCGGCTGGCCAACAATTTTCTGGCCCGAGAGTTGTACCTACAGATCGAGTCTGGGGAATCCAACTTCGCTGATCTGGCCAAGCGCTATGCCGAGGGGCCTGAGCGCAACACCAACGGCATCGTCGGGCCGGTCTCTCTGACGCAGGCCCATCCAGCGCTCGTCGAAAAGCTGCGGGTGGCCCAACCCGGTGTCCTGCTGGAGCCATTCCGCATCGCCGATTGGTGGCTGGTGGTTCGGCTGGAGCGCTACTCCCCGGCCACGTTCACGCCAGAGGTCTCGGATCGAATGTGCCGGGAAATGTTCGATGCCTGGATTGCGGAGGAAACCGCCACTACCTTGAGCCGGCTTGAAGGCGAGTTCAGCGACTTCAGCATCTCCTGA